The Flavobacterium commune genome contains the following window.
ATTAGATAATACTTTTGGTGATGCTCTTTTTCAAAAACTAAAAAAGCGTGAGATTACTACTCAGGAAGAATTTGTGGAGTATTTTAAAGGTTTGGTTATTCAATCCACTACGGCTACTTCTGCTTGTGTAATGGGGTATGGAGTTACAAGTAAATTACAATTGTATTATTCGAAAAAAGTAAGCGATTCAGAAACCTCGATTTTAAAAGAATTCACCATAGGTGATTATTCTAAACAGTATAACCGAATTTCCTTAGACAGGACAGGGACTATTTTGAGCAGTTTGCCGGGTACTACAGCGAGACTATCGAGTGATTTAACCGAAAACAAGTCTTTTATTCAATCAGGAACAGGACTGGCTTGCAGGGTTGATTTTCCTAATATAAAAGAATTAAAATACATTGCCGAAAAAGGTGCAATTGTTGATGCTCAATTAATTATTCGTCCGGTAAATAATACTTATTCTAAAACGTATCCGTTAGCCGATTCGCTAAATGTGTATGTTGCCGATCAATTAAATCGGATAGGGGGTACGCTCAATTCGGCGGCCGGAACTCCTATTTATGCGGTACTTAATAAAACGGAGGATGAATTTGATGAAAATATTGGCTACAGCATACCTCTGGGGACTTTTATGCAATCGGAAATGATGAAACAATCCGATTCTAAGTCGGCTCTTATCCTGACTATTCCTAATATTTCCAAGGCGGTAAACAGGTTGGTTTTAGGAAATCAAAAGAATACCGGAAATAAAGTTCAATTGAAAATTTACTATATCTCTTATTAGATGAAAAATAAATTCACTTTTTTATTCTTTTTGATTTTGGCTTCTTTTAGTGCATTTTCACAAAGTTTGTCCAGCTCTCCTTATTCGATATACGGTTTAGGCAGCTTGTATGATTCTGATTTTGGAACTATTTCGGCTATGGGTTCTTCGGGAGTTGCTTTGCCTTCGGAACGATTTATCAATAATTTGAATCCGGCTTCATTGGGATTTAGTTATCGAAATCATTTTTTGTTTGATGTAGGTGGGAAGGCAATACAGACTTCTTATCAGGATTTGTCTAAAAAAGAGAATCGAAATAATGTCCAGTTTTCGCATATTGCTTTTGCTTTTCCATTGAGTACAAAATCGGCGTTTAGTCTTGCTTTAAAACCGTATTCCAGTGCGGGATTTAAAATTTCTGATTATAAACTGCCTATTCAGGACAGCAACGAAGAATATACTTTGAGTGCAACAGGAACAGGAGGGTTGAACAATTTTGATATTTCTTATGGTCATCGAATTGGTAAAAAGTTAGGCTTAGGTTTGACTACTTCAGTCCTTTTTGGGAGTACAACTGATAATAGAGAATATCTAATTGCTAATTCGCAAACTACTATTGACAAAGAATCTAGTTATAGTGGTGTTCGACTCAATTTAGGTTGGCAATTTAAGGTGGATTCTACCTTTACAATTGGAGCTGTTTTTAAATCGGCTTCTAAAGTTAATGCTACTAAAGTACAATCGGTGGTATCTTACAATGCTGACTTAGATGCTTCGAATACAATTGAAACTGATGTAGCTTCAGATGTTGATGATTTCTACTTGCCTTCTGAGTTTTCGGTGGGTTTTCATAAAATGTTTAAAAACAAATTCGGCGTAAGTGCCGATTATGAGAAAGCCTTTTGGGAAAATACAAATCAAAATACAATGTATGGGAATTATTTGAATCAGGATAAATTCAAATTGGGGTTTTCTTATCGAAAGGGTAAAAATTTAAGAAATTATTTTGATCGCATTCAGTTTTCGGCAGGAATGAATTATGATACCGGTTTTTTAGAAATAGACAATAAACGTATTGAAAATAAGGCGCTTTCTTTTGGGGTTTCCCTGCCTATCGAAAATACTTTTTCGACTCTTAATATTTCGTATTCCTACGGACAAAAAGGCAGAATAAGTAATGGTTTGATTAAGGAAAATTATCATAAGTTATCAGTAAACTTATCTTTAGACGGAATTTGGTTTGTAAAGAGAAAAATCGAATAATCTAAAAATCTTTTTCTTGTACGATGTACTTGCTGCCTAAAATGTTTTGCAACACTTTAGGGTTAGTATTAGTGTAAAAAATGGGCTGCTTGTTGTTATCACTATTAAAACCGATTTGGTTTAATAGATTTTGTGTTTGTCTTGCCACGGCCAAACCGGAGTCGATTATCTCAATATGATCGGGAAGAATAGTTCTTATTTGAGGGATGAGATACGGATAATGACTACAGCCCAGTACAAGAAAATCAATATTAGCGTCAATCATAGGATTAAGGTAAGATTGAAGCAACTGTGTCATCTCTGGGGATTCCATTTGTCCATTTTCGATTAATTCTACCAGTCCGTAACCTATTTGTTCTATAATTTTAGTGTGATAGAACATTTCGGTGGTTTTGTTAAACAGCTCGCTATTCAAGGTTCCTTTAGTTGCCAGTATGCCTATGACTTGTGTTTTTGAGTGTATTGCGGCAGGCTTTATAGCTGGTTCAATTCCAATGAAAGGAACATCATAATGCGCTCTTAATTCCCGTATAGCATTAGTGGTAGCGGTGTTGCAGGCTACAACAATGAGTTTGCAATTCATATTAAGCAGGAAATCGGTATTTTTCATGCTTAATCGAATGATTTCTTCTTTGGATTTTTCTCCATAAGGGGCATTTTTGCTATCGGCTAAATAAATGGTTTTTTCATTGGGCAAGAGATTGTGAATCTCCCTCCAGATTGAAGTTCCTCCTATACCGGAGTCAAAAATACCTATGGGTTTGTTGTTGTCCATTGAAACAAATTTAATAGCTACGGATTAATTTTCCTAAAAATTAAGCATAAAAAAAACCGCTCAATTTCGTGTAGAAAAAGAGCGGTTTTTTTGATTTTATAAGATTGTAAATTAGAATCCTAAGTCTTTTTTAACGTCAGCAGTGATGTTTGGACCATCAGCTAATAAAAGATTAGTACTATCTAAAACATATTGGAATCCTTTAGCTTTACCTACTTTTTGGATAGCAGCTCTTACTTTTTCCATTAATGGTTTTACGATGTCTGATTCTTTTTGTTGTAATTCTTTTTGAGCGTTATCTCTAAAGTCAACAATTCTTTTTTGCATGTCCTGAACTTCTTTACCACGCTCAGTGTTTACAGCTTCAGTTACTGTTGTAGATTCAGCTTCGTATTTTTTCAATTTAGCCTGGTATTCTTCTACCATTTTTTTGTAATCTGCATCGTATGTAGTGCTTAATTTTTCTAATTGGCTTTGAGCATCTAGCATAGCTGGCATTTTTCCCATAATTTCACCTGTATCTACATGTGCTACCTTTGCTTGTGCATTGATGGTTTGGTTTGCTCCAAAAACGAAAAGAGCAGCAATTAATAAAGTTTTAATTTGTTTCATTGGTTTTAAAATATTAAGTAATTAATTTATTGTTTAAGTTTTTCCTCTCTAGCAGCTTTGATAGAGTCTCTTTGTTTAATAATTTGTAATCTTCTTTCTTCTAACGCTTTTTTGCGATCTTCAATAATTTTTTTTCTTTCTTCCAGAGTTTTTGTTTTAGCTTCTTCTGCTTTTTGTTTGGCTAATTCTGCTTCAGTCTGCGTTTGTACTGTTGTGTCTTTAGTAACTTCAGCTTTAGCTGTTTCAGGAACAGTATTTGCTTTTTTAGCAGCTGCAGCAGCTGCTCTGTCATCAAGAACTTTTTGTCTTCTTTCTTCTAATTCTTTTTTACGGTCTTCAATAATTTTGTTTCTTTCTTCAAGTGTTTTTGCTTTAGCATCAGCAGCTTTTTGTTTGGCTAATTCAGCTTCGCTTGGAGAGTCATTTGTTGCAACTTTTTGAACCTCAGTTTTAGCTGTTTCAGAAACCGTGCCATTTTTTTTAGCGGCTCTGTCGTCCAGAATTTTTTGTCTTCTTTGTTCGTATTCCAGTTTCTTTTGTTCTTGCGCCAGCTTTCTGTCTTCCAGTATTTTGTCTCTTGCTGCCTTTCTTTCGTCTAATATTTTTTGTCTTTGAGCAAGATTTGGATTCTCGTCTATAGCGTCTTCTTTGTTTTCTTTTTCTTCTTCGGCTGCTAATTCTTTTTTGCTTAGCTGTTCTCTTTTTTCGGTTCGGGTAATTATTCGTAGTACCTGATCGCTTATGTCAAATCTTTTGTCAGCAAAAATCATCGTTAAATCGGATGATTTGTCAAAGATAAAATCGTATTTTTTTGCTTCGGCAATATCCTGAACTGCTGTAAAAACTTGGTCTTGTATAGGTTTTACTAATAATGTTTTTTGACTCATCAGTAAACCATTTGGACCAAATCTTTTTTGTTGTAATTCTAATAATTCATTTTCCAGAAAACTGATTTCTGTTTCTCTTTCTTCAATTAATGATTTGGTTAGCAAAGCTTTTTCGGCTGTAAGTGCTTCTTTGATTTTGTTTATTTCTAATTTTTTAGTTTCTATTTCCTGCTTCCACTTTTCTGCTTTTTCTTCCAAAAGTGAATTGGATTCGTTATAACTCTTTACATTTTGTAAAATGTATTCCATATCAATAAAACCCACTCTGTTTCCACGAGTTTGCGAATGAAGGCTGTTTGCAGCAATCGCGGCTAAAAATAGAAATAAAAAATGTTTTCTCATAACTTAAAGTATTAGAAAATCAGTAAGCAGTTTTAAAATTGTTGCCCAATAATGAAGTGAGTTTCCCAACCGTTTGGAGTGTTTAATCCCGGTAAGGCATCAAATCCATGTGCAAAATCAATTCCTAATAATCCAAATGCCGGCATAAATACTCTTAAACCAACTCCTGCCGAACGTTTAATATCAAACGGATTATAAGTTTTAAAATTGTTGAAAGCATTACCCGCTTCTAAAAAAGCCAGTGCATAAATAGATGCTGCTGCTTTTAATGTTATAGGATAACGTAATTCCATAGAGAATTTATTATAAACTGTTGCTCCTACTTGTACTCCGTCTTGAAGAGGTGTCAGCGAGCTGTTAGGGTATCCTCTTAACTGAACAGTTTCTCTACCGTCCATTGCAAAGTTGGCCATACCATCTCCACCCACAAAAAATCTTTCAAAAGGAACTAAACCTCTATCCTGATTATAAGCACCAAGGAATCCAAATTCAGTTAATGTTCTTAAAACAAATTTACCATAAACTTTGGTATACCAATCGGCTTTGAATTTAATTTTGTAATATTCTAACCAATTGTATTTCTTCTGATCTACTTTGGCATCATCAGCTGAAGCATCTGCTGCTGAGTCTACTCTCTTGTAAATTCCTGAATCTTTAAACGTTTCTTTTAAATAATCTCCATCAGAAACCGTGCTAATACTTTGATCAAGTGTTACGGGATTTTTTGAGTCATATTTCAATTTGTAAGCTTCTTGATTTTTTAAATCGCCATAATCTACCCCGTTAAATAATGAATATGGAGGAGTAACTTTTGCCGAAAAACTAAATTCAGAACCGTAAGTTGGGAAAATAGGATTTACCCCTTTGTTGTTTCTTGTAAGTCCTATTGTATAAGCTAAGTTTCTTGAAGAACCGTTTCCAAAGGTAAATAATCCTGTGTTGTAATTATTCAAATCATAATGCTGGTAACTTACAGATTGTGATAATACAAAGAAATCATCAGGAACAGTCAAACGTTTTGCAAGACCTACCGATACTGTAAAAATGTTAAAGCTTCTTGATTTATCAACATCAAAAGTGATAAAGTTGTTTAAGAATTGTTTACTGTATGAAATGGATGAACTGAATTGTACCGGTTTTTTTTGTCCAAACCAAGGCTCAGAAAACGAAACACTATAGGTTTGGAAATAAGTACTTCCTTGTAAACGTAAGGATACTTTTTGTCCATCACCCATTGGTAATGGTTTGTATGCTGCTTTGTTTGCAATATTTCTCGCCGAGAAGTTATTGAACGAAAGTCCTAAGGTTCCAATGAAACCACCTCCGCCGTAACCACCCTGAAGTTCGATTTGGCTGGATCCTTTTTCGACTAAGTTGTATTCAATATCAACTGTTCCTGCAGCTCCATCAACATTTTTGAATTTTGGATCAATAGCTTCAGGGTCAAAATATCCTAATTGACCTATTTCACGTACTGTTCTTACCAGTTCTTCTTTGCTGTATTTTTCACCCGGTTTTGTTCTTAATTCTCTGTAAATTACACGGTCGTTAGTTTTGTCGTTACCAACTACAGTAATGTGGTTAAAATATGCCAGTGGCCCTTCGGTAACTCTTACTTCAAAATCGATAGTGTCATTGGCTGTTTTTACCTCTACCGCATTGATGTTAGAGAATAAATAACCATTGTTTTGATATAAGTTGGTGATATCTTCTCCGTCAGGTTTTGTTTTGTCGGCAATTCTTTTTTCAAGTAATACACCGTTGTATGTTTCTCCTTTTTTAATACCCAAAATTCGGTTCAAAAACTGATCAGAATAAACAGAGTTACCTAAGAATTTAATGTTTCCAAAGTAGTATTTGTTACCTTCTTCGACATTTACTTTAATGGCTAAGGTGTTGTTTTCTTTATTGTAAGCTACAGTGTCTGATACGATACGGGCATCGCGGTATCCTTTTTCTTTGTAACTTT
Protein-coding sequences here:
- a CDS encoding DUF4270 family protein, whose protein sequence is MYRLYIMLFLGVLFVCCDSDVDAGEFVVGSDNLSVTNKVILIDTATVEVSTINFDSLVTSNQSRILLGNYDDPIFGKVKSDSYFQLTASGYNLQTTSSDTEGANYVFDSIRMVLIPDKYYYGDTTKVQSISVHRLLQKVNPNLDDDSFYNNSNLTYDGLSLGTASFLPKPLRQDSIFVKLDNTFGDALFQKLKKREITTQEEFVEYFKGLVIQSTTATSACVMGYGVTSKLQLYYSKKVSDSETSILKEFTIGDYSKQYNRISLDRTGTILSSLPGTTARLSSDLTENKSFIQSGTGLACRVDFPNIKELKYIAEKGAIVDAQLIIRPVNNTYSKTYPLADSLNVYVADQLNRIGGTLNSAAGTPIYAVLNKTEDEFDENIGYSIPLGTFMQSEMMKQSDSKSALILTIPNISKAVNRLVLGNQKNTGNKVQLKIYYISY
- a CDS encoding OmpP1/FadL family transporter, producing the protein MKNKFTFLFFLILASFSAFSQSLSSSPYSIYGLGSLYDSDFGTISAMGSSGVALPSERFINNLNPASLGFSYRNHFLFDVGGKAIQTSYQDLSKKENRNNVQFSHIAFAFPLSTKSAFSLALKPYSSAGFKISDYKLPIQDSNEEYTLSATGTGGLNNFDISYGHRIGKKLGLGLTTSVLFGSTTDNREYLIANSQTTIDKESSYSGVRLNLGWQFKVDSTFTIGAVFKSASKVNATKVQSVVSYNADLDASNTIETDVASDVDDFYLPSEFSVGFHKMFKNKFGVSADYEKAFWENTNQNTMYGNYLNQDKFKLGFSYRKGKNLRNYFDRIQFSAGMNYDTGFLEIDNKRIENKALSFGVSLPIENTFSTLNISYSYGQKGRISNGLIKENYHKLSVNLSLDGIWFVKRKIE
- the murI gene encoding glutamate racemase: MDNNKPIGIFDSGIGGTSIWREIHNLLPNEKTIYLADSKNAPYGEKSKEEIIRLSMKNTDFLLNMNCKLIVVACNTATTNAIRELRAHYDVPFIGIEPAIKPAAIHSKTQVIGILATKGTLNSELFNKTTEMFYHTKIIEQIGYGLVELIENGQMESPEMTQLLQSYLNPMIDANIDFLVLGCSHYPYLIPQIRTILPDHIEIIDSGLAVARQTQNLLNQIGFNSDNNKQPIFYTNTNPKVLQNILGSKYIVQEKDF
- a CDS encoding OmpH family outer membrane protein, which gives rise to MKQIKTLLIAALFVFGANQTINAQAKVAHVDTGEIMGKMPAMLDAQSQLEKLSTTYDADYKKMVEEYQAKLKKYEAESTTVTEAVNTERGKEVQDMQKRIVDFRDNAQKELQQKESDIVKPLMEKVRAAIQKVGKAKGFQYVLDSTNLLLADGPNITADVKKDLGF
- a CDS encoding OmpH family outer membrane protein — encoded protein: MRKHFLFLFLAAIAANSLHSQTRGNRVGFIDMEYILQNVKSYNESNSLLEEKAEKWKQEIETKKLEINKIKEALTAEKALLTKSLIEERETEISFLENELLELQQKRFGPNGLLMSQKTLLVKPIQDQVFTAVQDIAEAKKYDFIFDKSSDLTMIFADKRFDISDQVLRIITRTEKREQLSKKELAAEEEKENKEDAIDENPNLAQRQKILDERKAARDKILEDRKLAQEQKKLEYEQRRQKILDDRAAKKNGTVSETAKTEVQKVATNDSPSEAELAKQKAADAKAKTLEERNKIIEDRKKELEERRQKVLDDRAAAAAAKKANTVPETAKAEVTKDTTVQTQTEAELAKQKAEEAKTKTLEERKKIIEDRKKALEERRLQIIKQRDSIKAAREEKLKQ
- a CDS encoding BamA/OMP85 family outer membrane protein produces the protein MLNKSIKALLTLVFLGSFSQIKAQDRVPFDQGKKYILAKVELTNKISFNDQTVVTFAGLQKGQEITVPGEEISSAIKKLGKLGLFDEISFYVNRIENDSIYLDLDIKELPKLNDVKFVGVKKSKTEALIKDNSLTKGKVVNENLITTTKNYIENKYKKDGFFNTKVNINTVKDTSAINQVNMVVSVDKGDKIKISSIDFTGNSKISDKKLRKAMKDTKQKNPIRLLKASKFVKDKYKKDLEKVIESYKEKGYRDARIVSDTVAYNKENNTLAIKVNVEEGNKYYFGNIKFLGNSVYSDQFLNRILGIKKGETYNGVLLEKRIADKTKPDGEDITNLYQNNGYLFSNINAVEVKTANDTIDFEVRVTEGPLAYFNHITVVGNDKTNDRVIYRELRTKPGEKYSKEELVRTVREIGQLGYFDPEAIDPKFKNVDGAAGTVDIEYNLVEKGSSQIELQGGYGGGGFIGTLGLSFNNFSARNIANKAAYKPLPMGDGQKVSLRLQGSTYFQTYSVSFSEPWFGQKKPVQFSSSISYSKQFLNNFITFDVDKSRSFNIFTVSVGLAKRLTVPDDFFVLSQSVSYQHYDLNNYNTGLFTFGNGSSRNLAYTIGLTRNNKGVNPIFPTYGSEFSFSAKVTPPYSLFNGVDYGDLKNQEAYKLKYDSKNPVTLDQSISTVSDGDYLKETFKDSGIYKRVDSAADASADDAKVDQKKYNWLEYYKIKFKADWYTKVYGKFVLRTLTEFGFLGAYNQDRGLVPFERFFVGGDGMANFAMDGRETVQLRGYPNSSLTPLQDGVQVGATVYNKFSMELRYPITLKAAASIYALAFLEAGNAFNNFKTYNPFDIKRSAGVGLRVFMPAFGLLGIDFAHGFDALPGLNTPNGWETHFIIGQQF